The genomic interval TCAAAAAACTCCAGGACAAGTAACCCGCACCTGGCAACTCCGAAGCCTTCCCATCAATACCAATAGAATTATTATTGATACACCTAGTGGCATAAATGGCCCTCTATTAAACGATCTGATCAGAGAGGCAGATCTCATCCTGGTACCTGTCACCCCCTCTCCTATCGATATCAGAGCAACAACACAATTCATCAAAGATGTGTTATTGAGCCCGGCATTCAGAAGCAAGCCCAAACATATCGGCGCCGTAGCAAACAGAGTGAAGCGCAATACACTGGTATATGCAAAACTGAAGTTGTTTTTAAACAGCTTGAAAATCCCCTTTATTGCGACCCTGCGTGATACTCAGTTTTATATCCGTGCATCTGAATATGGTGTGGGAATCCATGATTTGAAAAACCGGCAAAAATCAGATGAAAGAGAATGGTCACCGTTAATGCAATGGCTAGAGGATCACATTCCGGATCAAAGTGGATGACTTTAATCATATTGGCCTGAATATTTAGGTTTTTTTCAGTACAAACCCAAAAAAACCATTGACACTTTAATTGTGACTGGCTATTCATTGCACATCCTGTTTAGCGGTCAATTCTGATTCACTTTAATCAATAAATCAGCCTAAAACAGACTCTATAATGAAAGTAGCAGTTTAACTAATGAGGTAACTCCTAATGCCAGCAGCTAAGAAAAAAGCGCCAGCCAAGAAAAAAGTAGCAGCGCCTAAAAAAGCCGTAAAAAAAACCCCCGTAAAGAAAACAGCCACTGCCAAAAAAGTTGCTGCTAAAAAAGCTGTTGTCGCAAAGCCTAAAAGCGCAGCTGTTTCCCCTGTTGAGAAGCTAGAAGCAGAAATCTCCAAATTGCAAGCTCAACTGGAGAAAGCAAAAGCAAGCCTGGTTGCCGACGCAGAAAAAGCGTTCGAGAAAGCGAAAAAGGCTGCCGACGCTGCCACTAAAAAAGCAGTAACAGCTACCCAGAAAGCGGCTAAAGCCAAGTCCACTGCTGCCAAAGCCAAAGCCGTTGAACAAAAACAGGCAGCCTCTGCTGCAGCCTCTGCCGCCAAAGCAGCTCTGGCTGCTGCGAAAGAAGAGTTAAGCGCGCTTGCAGATCAGGCAAAAGAAGAGAATGCTCTGAAGAAAGTGGTTGATGCCGCAGTCAAAGAGTTCAACAAGAAAAAAGCAGTCGTTGAAAAAGCCAAAGCCAAAAAAAGCAAAGTGAAGGCAAAAGCGAAAACCAAGGCAAAACCAAAAGCCGCTAAAGCCACCAAAGACAGCGCAGAAGCACCTGTAGCAAAAACCGCAGCTCCCAAAAAAGCCAAAGCAGCGACTAAAAAGGCCGCCGCCAAGAAACCCGCAGAGAAAAAAGCAGCTACTAAAAAAGTACCGGCTAAAAAAGCTGCCGTAAAAAAAGCACCTGCCAAGAAAGAAGCGGTTAAACCAGCAGCAGAACCAGTCTCCACTCCCATGCCTCAGGAACCTGCTTCAGAAGTAGTGACTACCGTACCGGAAGTTGGTGAAAATCGCAGTCTGTTCAATCCAGAAGAAGACGCATAAGGTTTTCATTCCGTCAAAGAGGGCTGTTCAGCCCTCTTTTTCTTTGATGCTATATCCCTGCTGAATCAACCATTCCAGCTCTAGCGCTGACAACACATCATTGCATCCCAGCCTGTTCAACAGCAGCGACAACGATGCGTCTTCCTCTCTGTCTGGACTGATCGATACAACACGCCAAAGTTCATCGAAATACGCCCGTTCCAGTTGTAGCTCCAGTTGCAGCAGCCGACGATAAAATCCTTTGAATGCAGACATCTCCCGCACACCGGTACGAATCTGTCGCCAGGGTTTGATGACCGTCTGGTAAAGCTGCCGACATTCTTCAGTCAGAGGACTCACAGCCTGTTCATGTGTGTACAGCCACACAGCCAATAACATACGCACCACATCAAGATCCCGTTGATGCTGCCATTGCAGCAGGCGCTCGGACACACCATCCTGCTGATACATTGCACAAATATCTTTCCAGGCCTGCTCCTGATTATTCCCGGACATAGATGCCTGCTCCCACTGAAAATTCATTAGCACGAAACTTTTCTCAACAGCCAGAATGGTCGACTCATGTTTGCATACCTCACTGGTCGTTTAGGATATTTCCCAGCGCTGGACGCGCTTAGAATTGGTTCTCAACAATATCCCCCTGTCACGCAAAAGAGCAATTCACAAGCAGAAATACCTGCCCGCTGAATAACCTGCTAAAATCCGCGACCAAAACTCATCATATACGCTAATCAATTCATGATTCATATAAAAGACCTCAGCATGTATCAGGGTGCCACCCGACTGCTGGATCACACTTCTGTACAACTTCACGATGGCTGGAAAATTGCCCTGATTGGTGCCAATGGCTGCGGTAAGTCCAGTTTCTTCTCTCTGTTGCTGAATGGTCTGACCGCCGACAGCGGCGAATGTTCCATTCCAAGTGTCTGGCGTGTGGCGCATATGGCTCAGGAAATTTCGGACAGTCACCGATCTGCACTCGACTACGTGCTGGATGGACACACCGAATATCGACGCCTGGAAGCTGTTATCCATGATGATACTCAGAACCCGCAAACGCTCTCCAAGGCACTTGCCGCGTTCGATGACATCCGTGGCTACGAATGTCCCAGTCAGGCTGAAAGATTACTCTCCGGTCTTGGCTTTCAGCCCCACCAGTTCAGTAATCCAGTCAATTCATTTTCCGGTGGTTGGCGTATCCGTTTGAATCTGGCACGGGCACTGATGGTGCCATCGGATCTACTGCTGCTTGACGAACCGACCAACCACCTGGATATGGAAGCCTGTATATGGCTGGAGAAATGGCTGAATGCTTATCAAGGTACATTGTTATTCGTATCCCACGATAAGGAATTTATTAACAACGTGGCCGATCACATTGTCAGTTTCGAAGCCCAGACCTTACAGCTGTATAACGGCAATTATGATACTTATGAAATCACCAAGGCGCAGCGTCTGGTGCAGCAGCAGTCAGCATATGAGAAGCAACAGCAGCGAATTCAGGAGATCCAGTCCTTTGTAACCCGCTTCAAAGCCAAAGCCAGCAAAGCCCGTCAGGCCCAGAGCCGGGTAAAAGAACTGGAGCGTATGGAATTGATTGCACCGGCACACATTGACAGCCCGTTCAACTTTCATTTCCGCGAAGCAGACAAAACCTCTGACCCACTTATTCGGATTGATAATCTGAACATTGGTTATCAGGACACCCCCATTCTGGAAAACATAAACCTGATGATCAGTCCGGGTGACCGGATAGGCCTGCTTGGTGTGAACGGTGCAGGGAAATCCACACTGATCAAGTTTCTGGCTCACGAGCTCAGAAAAATCAGTGGTGATGAATATCGAGGACAGAATCTTGCCGTTGGCTATTTCGCCCAGCATCAACTGGAAGCCTTGCGTGCAGATGATTCGCCTCTCAGTCATTTTCGTCGTCTCGCGCCCGATACTCATCAGCAGGAGCTGAAAAATTATCTGGGCGGATTTGGTTTTCAGGGAGACAAAGTCGATGCACCTATCAGCAACTTCTCCGGTGGAGAAAAGGCCCGACTGAGTCTGGCCACCGTTTCCTGGTATCGACCCAACCTGCTGTTACTCGACGAACCCACCAACCACCTCGATCTGGAAATGCGACATGCACTGACCATGGCACTGCAGTCATTCCAAGGCGCTGTCGTCCTGATTTCCCACGACCGTTATCTGTTGCGTAATACGGTGGATCAGTTCTGGGTGGTCGCCAATGGTTGTGTCACCAGCTTCGACAATGAATTGGAAGATTATTATCGCAACCACTCCGGCAATCCCAAAAATGAGGTCGTCGCTGAAATCAGAACAGAAAACAAATCCGCAGCAGACGCACAAGCCCGCAAACGCAGAGAAGCAGCGATTCGTCAGCAGTTAAGCCCGATAAAAAAACAGATTGAGAAAACCGAACAACAACTGAATCAGTATCAGCAACAGAACTCTGAACTGGAACAACAGCTGTCTGACAGTAAGCTGTACCGTGATGATCAAAAGGCCACTCTGATTGAATTACTGGACCAAAAAAAGTTTCTCGATAACGAAATCGAAACTCTGGAACAAACCTGGCTGAGCCTTCACGATGAACTGGAAACCCTGCAGCAGGATCTCACCAAAGATCCGACCTGAAGCCACGCAATCAAATCAACCGGGCTGGATGTTCATCCGGCCCGATCCACATCAGCATCCTCTTTGCACTTCATACTTAAGCATATATATTGACCCGACTATCTTGCCCACACAGGCAAAACAATCGACGGTGCCCGGTATTTCTCAGCAGGAGATCATTCACTGATGTTAATGGTTGTCAGTCAACGCTTTAAACAACTTAAATTACAAAGTCAGATGATTATCATGCTCGGTGCCACAGCATTTCTGCAAACGGGACTGATCGGCGGTTTTACCGTTTTATATCTGAGCTCCGCACTTGAAGAACAAATGGGACAGCGCGCCTTGTACATTGCCAAGACCGTCGCCGCCATGCCGGAAATTATTCGTGCAGTGGAACAGCAGGATTCTCAAACCCTGGTACCTGTTGCACAGCGGGTGGCAGACGAAACCCAGGCCTGGTTTGTCGTCATCGGCGACAAAAACGGAATCCGCCTTGCCCATCCAACACCGGACCGGGTAGGCAAGTCCATGCTGGATGACGATCAGGATGATAATGCCCAGGCGCTCAATTATGGTCACGACATGATCGTTCGCGCCGATGGCAGCCTCGGTGCCACCATGCGCGGCAAAACGCCGATCTACGATAGCAGCGGTGAAAATATCATTGGCATCGTCTCAGTTGGTCTGCTGCTGAATACTGTTTTCGATACCGTTGCAGCCTACCGTAACACTATTTTAGCCGTCATCACTCTGAGTCTGCTGCTCAGCGTGACGATTGCCATTATGTTCGCACGACATTTTAAACAGGCGATTCTGGGACTGGAGCCGGTGGAAATCGCCCACCTTTATAAAGAGCGGGATGCCACCCTGGAATCCATTCGCGAAGGCATTATCGCAATTGATATCAACGGCAAAATTACCACTTTTAATCGAGCTGCCATGAGCACCCTGCAGCTGGACCCTGATAGCCGATTATTAGGCCAACCAATCAGTGATGTGTTGCCGGGTAGCTACATGCTGGAAGTATTGAAAACCGGCATTCCTCAATATGACCAGGAAGTTCGGACGGGTCCGCTGACACTCGTCGTCAACCGTCTGCCATTGCTGTCTGCTGAAGGCAAGGTATTCGGTGTGGTCTCTAGCTTCCGGCGCAAGGACGAACTTGATTTTGTCAGCGCCCAGCTGACCCGGATACAGCAATATGCCGAGACCCTCCGCAGTCAGGCACATGAGTATTCCAACAAATTGCATACCATTGCCGGACTGATAGAAATCGGCGCCATTGAAGATGCCCTGAAACTCATTGGTCAGGAAACCCACGATCACCAGCAACTTATTCAGATGTTACTGGAAAACGTGCCTGACCCTGTGATCGCCGGCTGTATTCTGGGAAAATATAATCGGGCCAGAGAACTGGGTCTGATTATGGAAATCGATGAAAACAGTCGCATGGTCGATGTACCTGCCGCGATTCCCAGGGAAAAAATCGTCAGCATTCTTGGTAACATTATCGATAATGCTCTCGAAGCCACTCTGCGCACATACGGCAATGGAGGTAAAATTGCCTTGTCGATGACCGACCTTGGTCATGATCTGGTGTTTGAAGTTGAAGATCAGGGACCAGGACTGTCTGACGACCAAAAACAGGCTATCTTTGAAAAGGGAACATCCAGCAAGATGGAAATCGGCCACGGTTATGGCCTTCATCTGGTCAGGCAGTTTGTGGTGCAGCTACATGGTACGATCAGTATCGAAAATGCAGAAATAGGTGGCAGTCGGTTTTGCATATATATTCCAAAGCATATCCAGGTGTAAATGCATGAGTTTGATTCGAACACTGGTCGTGGAAGACGACCCACAGATTGCAGAAATACAGCGACGCTTTGTGAACAAGGTTGAAGGCTTCGACCTGATTGGTATCGCTCATAGCCTGGAAGATGCCAAAGACCTGATCGATGTGATGAAACCGGATCTGTTGATGCTGGATATTTACTTTCCTTCGGGTTCCGGACTCGACTTACTCAAGCAATTACGCAAGGACAGTCTGGCCACGGATGTTATTCTGATCACTGCCGCGAAAGACATCGACACCCTGAAATCAGCTCTGCATGGCGGAGTTTTCGACTACATATTGAAACCGCTGGTATTTGAGCGCCTGAAAGAGGCGTTGCAACGATATGCCCGGCACCACCAACAGATACACCAGATCGGTTCAATTGATCAGAACGAACTGGATAATCTGCTCAATCGCGGATTAAGTGGTCATGATCAACCAACCCGTTTACCCGATTCCCTGCCTAAAGGCATTGATTCCCTGACATTGGAAAAAGTGCGCGATGTCTTCAACAATCAACAGGACCTCAACGCA from Gynuella sunshinyii YC6258 carries:
- a CDS encoding ATP-binding protein produces the protein MLMVVSQRFKQLKLQSQMIIMLGATAFLQTGLIGGFTVLYLSSALEEQMGQRALYIAKTVAAMPEIIRAVEQQDSQTLVPVAQRVADETQAWFVVIGDKNGIRLAHPTPDRVGKSMLDDDQDDNAQALNYGHDMIVRADGSLGATMRGKTPIYDSSGENIIGIVSVGLLLNTVFDTVAAYRNTILAVITLSLLLSVTIAIMFARHFKQAILGLEPVEIAHLYKERDATLESIREGIIAIDINGKITTFNRAAMSTLQLDPDSRLLGQPISDVLPGSYMLEVLKTGIPQYDQEVRTGPLTLVVNRLPLLSAEGKVFGVVSSFRRKDELDFVSAQLTRIQQYAETLRSQAHEYSNKLHTIAGLIEIGAIEDALKLIGQETHDHQQLIQMLLENVPDPVIAGCILGKYNRARELGLIMEIDENSRMVDVPAAIPREKIVSILGNIIDNALEATLRTYGNGGKIALSMTDLGHDLVFEVEDQGPGLSDDQKQAIFEKGTSSKMEIGHGYGLHLVRQFVVQLHGTISIENAEIGGSRFCIYIPKHIQV
- a CDS encoding response regulator, which translates into the protein MSLIRTLVVEDDPQIAEIQRRFVNKVEGFDLIGIAHSLEDAKDLIDVMKPDLLMLDIYFPSGSGLDLLKQLRKDSLATDVILITAAKDIDTLKSALHGGVFDYILKPLVFERLKEALQRYARHHQQIHQIGSIDQNELDNLLNRGLSGHDQPTRLPDSLPKGIDSLTLEKVRDVFNNQQDLNAEDVGQLIGASRTTARRYLEHLVSSDELIADINYGAVGRPERRYRSKR
- a CDS encoding ParA family protein → MRSQPRVISKSQPVRILIANAKGGCGKTTIATNIASRYASSNLNTCLLDFDPQGSCMQWLRVRQSDQPEIHGVAAYQKTPGQVTRTWQLRSLPINTNRIIIDTPSGINGPLLNDLIREADLILVPVTPSPIDIRATTQFIKDVLLSPAFRSKPKHIGAVANRVKRNTLVYAKLKLFLNSLKIPFIATLRDTQFYIRASEYGVGIHDLKNRQKSDEREWSPLMQWLEDHIPDQSG
- a CDS encoding ATP-binding cassette domain-containing protein produces the protein MIHIKDLSMYQGATRLLDHTSVQLHDGWKIALIGANGCGKSSFFSLLLNGLTADSGECSIPSVWRVAHMAQEISDSHRSALDYVLDGHTEYRRLEAVIHDDTQNPQTLSKALAAFDDIRGYECPSQAERLLSGLGFQPHQFSNPVNSFSGGWRIRLNLARALMVPSDLLLLDEPTNHLDMEACIWLEKWLNAYQGTLLFVSHDKEFINNVADHIVSFEAQTLQLYNGNYDTYEITKAQRLVQQQSAYEKQQQRIQEIQSFVTRFKAKASKARQAQSRVKELERMELIAPAHIDSPFNFHFREADKTSDPLIRIDNLNIGYQDTPILENINLMISPGDRIGLLGVNGAGKSTLIKFLAHELRKISGDEYRGQNLAVGYFAQHQLEALRADDSPLSHFRRLAPDTHQQELKNYLGGFGFQGDKVDAPISNFSGGEKARLSLATVSWYRPNLLLLDEPTNHLDLEMRHALTMALQSFQGAVVLISHDRYLLRNTVDQFWVVANGCVTSFDNELEDYYRNHSGNPKNEVVAEIRTENKSAADAQARKRREAAIRQQLSPIKKQIEKTEQQLNQYQQQNSELEQQLSDSKLYRDDQKATLIELLDQKKFLDNEIETLEQTWLSLHDELETLQQDLTKDPT
- a CDS encoding DUF2390 domain-containing protein; protein product: MSGNNQEQAWKDICAMYQQDGVSERLLQWQHQRDLDVVRMLLAVWLYTHEQAVSPLTEECRQLYQTVIKPWRQIRTGVREMSAFKGFYRRLLQLELQLERAYFDELWRVVSISPDREEDASLSLLLNRLGCNDVLSALELEWLIQQGYSIKEKEG